The following coding sequences lie in one Campylobacter sp. RM16189 genomic window:
- a CDS encoding iron chelate uptake ABC transporter family permease subunit produces MLTKNKMSILFGILTIILCIISLSIGGADISYNDITNLILGKEIDEIKQAILLELRLPRLVMAILIGMLLASSGVVVQSVFLNPLADPYIIGIAASATFGAVIAYLLKLPDIYYGVFAFFSSAVLSLVIFKLSKRGKSIATLLIIGIAFSSFLGAFTSFATYLIGEDSFRIVAWMMGHLSGATWERIAYIVAPLALSMTYFYMKRFELNVILSGDEEAQSLGVDVEKTKKYLLIVSSLAVGFSVAFTGMIGFVGLIIPHTLRMILRTSSNVVLIPVSAFAGGFFLLACDTIGKSVLNPVEIPIGVVTAFFGAPFFLFLAIKSRQGIV; encoded by the coding sequence ATGCTTACTAAAAACAAGATGAGTATCCTTTTTGGGATACTCACTATTATTCTTTGCATCATATCGCTAAGCATAGGCGGAGCTGATATAAGCTACAATGATATTACAAATTTAATCCTTGGTAAAGAGATAGATGAAATCAAGCAAGCTATCTTGTTAGAGCTTAGGCTTCCTCGACTTGTTATGGCGATTTTAATAGGTATGTTACTAGCAAGCTCGGGTGTCGTGGTTCAAAGCGTGTTTTTAAACCCGCTTGCAGATCCGTATATCATAGGAATAGCCGCAAGTGCGACATTTGGAGCTGTTATAGCATATCTTTTAAAACTACCAGACATATACTATGGAGTATTTGCATTTTTTAGCTCAGCTGTGCTATCTTTGGTAATATTTAAGCTCTCAAAAAGAGGTAAATCAATAGCAACCCTTCTTATAATAGGTATTGCCTTTTCATCATTTTTAGGCGCTTTTACATCATTTGCTACATATTTAATAGGCGAAGATAGCTTTAGAATCGTAGCTTGGATGATGGGGCATCTTAGCGGAGCGACATGGGAAAGAATTGCATATATAGTAGCTCCTCTTGCTCTTTCAATGACATATTTTTACATGAAAAGATTTGAGCTAAATGTCATTTTAAGTGGAGATGAAGAGGCTCAAAGCCTTGGCGTGGACGTAGAAAAAACTAAAAAATACTTGCTTATCGTCTCATCCTTAGCCGTTGGTTTTTCAGTCGCATTTACAGGGATGATAGGTTTTGTGGGGCTAATCATACCGCACACTCTAAGGATGATATTAAGAACTTCAAGCAACGTAGTATTAATCCCTGTTTCAGCATTTGCAGGCGGATTTTTCCTGCTAGCCTGCGATACTATAGGTAAAAGCGTGCTAAATCCGGTTGAAATTCCGATCGGAGTTGTAACTGCGTTTTTTGGAGCGCCTTTCTTTCTGTTTTTAGCTATTAAATCAAGGCAGGGCATAGTCTGA
- a CDS encoding ABC transporter ATP-binding protein — MSVIVENLNFTYGAKEILKDISLNAKNGEFIGILGPNGCGKSTLLKNILRVLAPKSGIVKIIDKPLKDYSLKELAKTLGFVPQKSVLSMPLLVEDILLMGRFSHLKSQFSGYSKEDRQKVNQIMELLDISHFAKRIAHSLSGGEFQRVLLARALVSEPKILLLDEPTSALDLNYAIEIMKICTKLTKELNLLSIMVLHDLNLASLFCNEVLMLKDGKVKYKGSPKELYTKEILKEIYGLNCDVIEYKDNPFVIALKD, encoded by the coding sequence ATGAGCGTAATTGTTGAAAATCTAAATTTTACTTACGGAGCCAAAGAGATATTAAAAGACATAAGCCTAAATGCAAAAAATGGCGAATTTATAGGCATTTTAGGGCCAAACGGATGTGGTAAATCAACTCTTTTAAAAAACATCCTAAGAGTGCTTGCTCCAAAAAGCGGAATAGTAAAAATAATCGACAAACCGCTTAAAGACTACTCTTTAAAAGAGCTTGCTAAAACACTTGGCTTTGTGCCTCAAAAATCGGTTCTGTCTATGCCTCTTTTGGTTGAAGACATCTTACTTATGGGAAGATTTTCTCACCTTAAAAGCCAATTTTCAGGATACAGCAAGGAAGATAGACAAAAGGTCAATCAGATTATGGAGTTGCTTGACATATCTCATTTTGCAAAGCGTATCGCACACTCTCTTAGTGGAGGAGAATTTCAGCGTGTTTTACTTGCACGTGCACTTGTAAGCGAACCAAAAATTTTGCTTTTAGATGAGCCTACATCTGCGCTTGATCTAAACTACGCCATAGAAATTATGAAAATCTGCACCAAGCTTACTAAGGAGCTAAATTTACTATCTATAATGGTTTTACACGATCTAAATTTGGCATCTTTGTTTTGTAACGAAGTTTTGATGCTAAAAGATGGTAAAGTGAAATATAAAGGTAGTCCAAAAGAGCTTTATACAAAGGAAATTTTAAAAGAAATTTATGGACTAAACTGCGATGTTATCGAATATAAGGACAATCCGTTTGTGATTGCATTAAAGGATTAA